Genomic segment of Candidatus Taylorbacteria bacterium:
GGTTCTAGCTTAGCAGAAAATTGAAAAAAAGAAAAAGACCGTTGTGCGCATGCGCACAACGGCCGTGAGATCGAATTACTTACTCGAAGGAAATTCCTTCGTTTCGGTCGGTCTCTCGACGAGAAGTACCGACCATTCGTCCCCGACCTTCTGGAGAGGAATAAATTTCCCGTCCTTCATGCCGAGGTAAAATTTCCCCGAGGTGGGAAACTGGAGAACGAAGTCAGAACTATTGAATTCGCGTAGATAAGGTGTTCCCTCGACTTTGAGGTAGACCCCGCCGAAACCGCCGATTCCTGGGCCGGTTGGCATGTACCCGACAAATTCCACCCAGTATTTGCATACTGAGAAAATACTTGAGTCCGGCTCAAAGTTGAAAGCGGGCATTGCCACCTTCTGCTGGAAGAATTTAACCCATGACGCTTTTTTTATTGTGACGGTGTTACCGAGGTGTTCACCATCTTCCGCGTGTTGGGACAGGTCAACCTTTCCATCGGGTCGATACTGGCAGTCCCACTCGTACACCGTCGCGTCGTTCATAACGATGCGAATTGCCTTGAGCTTTCCACCGTGATCGGCCGAGAAATCAGCGTACACGCCAGACTTATAGTCGTCAACAACATAGCGCACATCCGCCTGCCGAACGCTGATTGCAATGTTTGTGAACGACGTCGGCGTTGATACAACCATCAACTTCACAGACTTTTCACCACCGATGGCGGAGATTGCCCAAACGGAGACAAGCGACAGAGTCGCCAAAGCCAGACTAATTTTTTTCATAACGAACTTTCTTCAGATACTCTCCGCCTCCAACTATTCCGCGCGTCGCGGGATAGTTGAAAGCAGACTGATTCTATTTTTGTTTATCAGGAATCTCAAAGGTTTACCCCCTTTGTCAATTCAAATATCTCTGGCTGTATTATACCATATTCTGGATAAAATGCAATGGCACGAAAAACGCCCTATTTAGGACGTTTTTCGTGCTTGAAACTAGATTTTCTCTTTTTCTCCCCTTTCAAGAATAAGCTCAAGACGCTTCATTTAAAGCCCTATTTTTTCACGTAGATTCGCAACCAGATCTGTGAGAGAAATCCGCTCCTGCTTGCCTGTGTCTCGATCACGAACGGTTACTGTATTATCCCCGCCTGAATGAGTGGCATCCAGTCGGGCAGGTTTTTCGATTGTGTCAAAATCGATAGTCACGCAGAAAGGCGTGCCGGTTTCATCTTGCCTGCGGTATCGCTTTCCGATGTTACCGTTGTCGTCGAACTCAACCGCCCCGAATTCCGCTTTTAGCATTTTGTAGACTTCCCTTGCGCGCTCGACAAGAACAGGTTTATTTTTGAGAAGCGGAAAGACAGCAATTTTGACAGGCGCAATTTTGGGCGGGAACTTCAAGAAAATCCTCTTTTCTCCACCCATTTCATCCTCCGTGTATACACTCGAGAGAACAGCGAGCAGGGTCCGTCCAACACCCAAGGACGGCTCTATCACATGCGGGGTAAATTTTGTCTTTGACGCCTCATCGAGATAGGAGAGGTCAACGGAGCTTGCTTTCGCGTGATTCTTCAAATCATAGTCGGTGCGATATGCAAGACCAAAGAGCTCTTTGCGACCGAACGGAAACTCGAATTCGAAATCAACGGTGCGTTTCGAATAGTGCGCGCGGTCAGCTTCGTCAATCTCAAGTTCCGAGACCTTCGCCTTGTCAATTCCAACTGATGAGATAAAGCGCATGATTTCCTTTTGCCACATTTCGAATGATTCTTCCCATAGTTCAGGCCGCACAAAATATTCGACTTCCATCTGTTCGAGCTCGCGCACGCGGAACAGAAAATCGCGCGGAGCTATTTCGTTGCGAAACGCCTTGCCGATTTGAGCGATACCGAAAGGCAGAGTCGGGTGAAATGAATCGATAATATTTTTGAAGTTGGTAAAAA
This window contains:
- a CDS encoding glycine--tRNA ligase, whose product is MKTEPNDLMEKIVSLCKRRGFIYPSYDIYGGLAGFFDYGPYGLSLKNNITHTWWKQFVSDREDVYGIDSAIVTKKEVLEASGHARGFADMLTECEKCKRRFRVDHLDDKKKCPECGGKLGEARQFYMMLETHVGASEEEASLAYLRPETAQGIFTNFKNIIDSFHPTLPFGIAQIGKAFRNEIAPRDFLFRVRELEQMEVEYFVRPELWEESFEMWQKEIMRFISSVGIDKAKVSELEIDEADRAHYSKRTVDFEFEFPFGRKELFGLAYRTDYDLKNHAKASSVDLSYLDEASKTKFTPHVIEPSLGVGRTLLAVLSSVYTEDEMGGEKRIFLKFPPKIAPVKIAVFPLLKNKPVLVERAREVYKMLKAEFGAVEFDDNGNIGKRYRRQDETGTPFCVTIDFDTIEKPARLDATHSGGDNTVTVRDRDTGKQERISLTDLVANLREKIGL